A genomic window from Lycium barbarum isolate Lr01 chromosome 4, ASM1917538v2, whole genome shotgun sequence includes:
- the LOC132636834 gene encoding receptor-like protein kinase 5, which translates to MPPSSPIPIETKISQNGQKNTFRTPNILISILTFLFLISQVNSLPNSNQENTILLKLKQHWSTSPNVTKWTSSSDHCSWPGIICTQNSVTRIQLAYGNITKPIPQFICDLKNLTSLDLNQNSIPGHFPNIYNCSNLEFLDLSYNYMDGTLPEDINRLSVNLQYLNLTANNFNGDIPKGIGGLSQLKVLELTANHFDGSFPEEIGNLLNLESLVLSFNKFAPQPIPSRFTQLKKLRKFWMTEANLVGNIPENIGNMTSLEFLDLSTNGLSGKIPDGLFQLKNLSIVYLYTNRLSGIIPQAVNSLNLDVVDLCNNSLTGNIPEDFGKLTKLTGLSLFSNQLSEEIPLSIGKLPSLVTVKLFGNRLSGEIPPDFGLFSKLEDFQVSQNQLVGKLPEGICNNKALSKMMAFGNKLTGELPASLGNCSTLKSIRVENNRISGEIPNGLWTAEKLSTLLIHDNFFTGQLPHRVASNLSLVDISKNKFSGELPTGMSTWYSLSVFRASNNLLSGQIPQELTVLPELTILFLDGNHFSGKFPSNISSWKSLVTLNCRKNQLSGQIPSSLGLLPNLIDLDLSSNQFSGEIPSELGNLRPTSFNLSSNRLSGKIPSQLETGFATSFLNNPGLCGSNCKGETRSDKLTVKLVAALASLAGVTFLVAVLYSLFVLRRHRKRKQELVPTWKQTSFHKLDFTESDILPNLTENNIIGTGGSGQVYLVPLSRSGNYVAVKSIWRNERLDHKHEKEYLAEVQILGTIRHSNIVKLLCCIFSEESKLLVYEYMENRSLDIWLHSKKRLNSASGSAPYLVLEWPKRLQIAIAAAQGLCYMHHDCSPPIIHRDVKSSNVLLDTQFNAKIADFGLARMLLKPGDNTVTAVAGSFGYIAPEYARKTRVTEKVDVYSFGVVLLELVTGKEANLGDEDSCLADWAWRQIQKGHPIADLLDEDIKETRYFDEICTVLKLGIFCTSTLPSSRPTMKEVLQILIQCNNSSPTSGEKKSETEHDVLPLLMNSRSERIEENDGNGFISLI; encoded by the exons ATGCCACCATCATCACCAATACCCATAGAAACTAAAATATCACAAAATGGCCAAAAAAATACTTTTCGAACTCCCAATATCTTAATTTCGATTCTCACTTTCCTCTTCTTAATCTCCCAGGTAAATTCTCTGCCAAATTCCAATCAAGAAAACACCATTTTACTCAAATTAAAACAACATTGGTCTACTTCACCTAACGTCACAAAATGGACTTCATCATCAGACCATTGTTCTTGGCCTGGAATTATTTGTACCCAAAATTCAGTCACAAGGATTCAACTTGCTTATGGAAATATCACTAAACCAATCCCACAATTCATTTGTGATCTTAAGAATCTCACCTCTCTTGATTTGAACCAGAATTCCATCCCTGGACACTTTCCTAATATTTACAActgttcaaatcttgaattcttagACCTTTCTTATAACTACATGGATGGCACGCTTCCTGAGGACATTAACCGCCTTTCGGTTAATCTTCAGTACTTAAACTTAACTGCCAACAACTTCAATGGTGATATACCTAAAGGGATTGGTGGATTAAGTCAGCTCAAAGTACTCGAGCTAACCGCAAATCACTTTGATGGTTCTTTCCCTGAAGAAATAGGCAATTTATTGAATCTTGAATCACTTGTGTTGAGCTTCAATAAATTTGCTCCACAACCAATTCCATCAAGATTCACACAGTTGAAGAAATTAAGGAAGTTTTGGATGACAGAAGCAAATTTGGTTGGAAATATCCCTGAAAATATTGGTAACATGACAAGTCTTGAATTTTTAGACTTGTCCACAAATGGATTGAGTGGTAAAATTCCGGATGGTTTATTTCAGTTGAAGAATTTGAGTATAGTTTATCTATACACAAACAGATTATCAGGAATTATTCCTCAGGCAGTTAATTCATTGAATTTAGATGTTGTTGATTTGTGTAACAACAGTTTGACTGGGAATATACCAGAAGATTTTGGTAAGTTGACAAAGTTGACTGGATTGTCTTTGTTTTCCAACCAATTATCAGAAGAAATACCATTGAGTATAGGGAAGTTACCATCTTTGGTAACTGTTAAGCTATTTGGGAACAGGTTATCTGGTGAAATTCCGCCTGATTTTGGTCTATTTTCTAAGCTTGAAGATTTCCAGGTTTCACAAAACCAACTTGTTGGAAAGTTACCTGAAGGTATTTGCAATAACAAGGCCTTATCGAAGATGATGGCTTTTGGCAACAAACTTACAG GTGAACTGCCAGCTTCACTTGGAAATTGTTCCACTCTGAAGTCCATTCGAGTCGAAAATAACCGTATTTCTGGTGAGATCCCTAATGGATTATGGACAGCAGAGAAATTATCAACCTTGTTGATACATGATAACTTTTTCACTGGTCAGCTTCCACATAGAGTTGCATCAAATTTATCCCTAGTTGATATTAGCAAGAACAAGTTTTCGGGCGAATTACCAACTGGAATGAGCACTTGGTACAGTCTAAGTGTGTTTAGAGCCAGTAATAATCTCTTAAGTGGTCAAATCCCTCAAGAGTTAACTGTTCTTCCAGAATTAACCATACTTTTTCTTGATGGTAATcatttttctggaaaatttccttcGAATATATCGTCATGGAAGTCTCTTGTAACTTTAAATTGCAGGAAAAACCAGCTTTCAGGCCAAATCCCTTCTTCACTTGGccttttaccaaatctcattgaTTTGGACTTGTCAAGTAATCAATTTTCAGGTGAAATTCCAAGTGAATTAGGTAACTTAAGGCCAACTTCATTTAACCTGTCATCTAATCGCCTGTCCGGTAAAATCCCAAGTCAGTTAGAGACAGGTTTTGCCACGAGCTTCTTGAATAATCCTGGACTTTGTGGAAGTAATTGCAAGGGGGAAACTAGGTCAGACAAATTGACGGTTAAACTTGTTGCAGCTCTTGCTAGTTTAGCAGGAGTTACTTTCCTCGTGGCGGTTTTATATAGTCTGTTTGTGTTGAGAAGACACAGAAAAAGAAAGCAAGAATTGGTTCCAACATGGAAGCAAACATCATTCCACAAGTTAGACTTCACAGAATCAGACATTTTGCCAAATCTGACGGAAAACAACATAATCGGAACTGGAGGATCCGGACAGGTGTACCTCGTGCCCTTAAGCCGATCAGGAAACTACGTTGCTGTTAAGAGTATTTGGAGAAACGAAAGGCTGGATCACAAGCATGAGAAAGAGTATCTTGCAGAAGTTCAGATACTAGGCACGATTCGACACTCAAATATAGTGAAACTGTTATGCTGCATCTTCAGTGAAGAGTCAAAGCTTCTTGTTTATGAGTATATGGAGAATAGGAGCTTAGATATATGGCTTCATTCGAAGAAGAGGTTGAATAGTGCCTCGGGTTCCGCACCATATTTGGTCTTGGAATGGCCTAAGAGGCTGCAAATTGCAATAGCAGCTGCTCAGGGTCTTTGCTACATGCACCACGACTGCTCACCGCCTATTATTCATCGCGATGTGAAGTCGAGCAACGTCTTACTGGATACTCAGTTCAATGcaaaaattgcagattttggcctAGCCAGGATGCTACTCAAGCCTGGAGATAATACAGTGACTGCAGTAGCTGGCTCTTTTGGGTACATTGCACCAG AGTATGCGCGAAAAACTAGAGTGACAGAGAAAGTTGATGTGTATAGCTTTGGAGTCGTCCTTTTGGAACTGGTGACTGGAAAAGAAGCTAATCTTGGAGATGAAGATTCATGTCTTGCAGACTGGGCATGGCGCCAAATTCAAAAAGGACACCCTATAGCCGATTTATTGGACGAGGACATCAAAGAAACGCGATACTTTGATGAAATCTGCACTGTGTTAAAGCTCGGAATCTTTTGCACCAGCACATTGCCTTCATCAAGGCCTACAATGAAAGAGGTTCTGCAGATCTTGATCCAATGTAACAACAGTTCACCTACATCTGGAGAAAAGAAAAGTGAAACAGAACATGATGTTTTACCACTTCTTATGAACTCTAGGAGTGAGAGGATTGAAGAAAATGATGGTAATGGTTTTATATCACTTATTTGA